The Ignavibacteria bacterium region GAATTGTTTTCTTGTTCAATCCAGAATTTATTGCAATTTGTTTTGCCGGAAGTTTTGGATTAAGAAATTCTTGCTTATACCAATCCACTGTAATGTTTTGACTTTTCAACTTTGCTTCAATTACTTTTTTGAAGAAGTCAATTGCAAACTGTAAAAACTCTGCGTTGATTAACGTGACAACTTCGATTCTATAATCATCTCCGTTTATGAGTTTTCTAATTATGTTCTTCGCAACTTGTTCGGTAAGTGTCATTTGTTATTTAGTTTTCTAAATTCTTCCAGATTCAAAAATCGAGTTTCTTTTTCATCGAACATTTGTTTTGGTTTTGCTTTTTGTTGCATATACTCAAAGTACGTTTTATCTTTTTCCGTTAAGAAAAAAAATCTGTTTAAACTCTTTGCAGTTCTTCCAACAGTTCCACTTCCAGCAAACGGGTCAAAGACTACATCGCCTTTGAAAGAATAATATTGTATTACTCGTTTGCAAAGTTCAACGGGAAAAACCGCTGAGTGAACTTTACTAAACGTCGGGTCAATTTTCCAAACATTTGTTGTTTCATAACCATCAGCGATTTTACTTTCCTTTACCGTTTTCAAATCATA contains the following coding sequences:
- a CDS encoding site-specific DNA-methyltransferase, whose translation is YDLKTVKESKIADGYETTNVWKIDPTFSKVHSAVFPVELCKRVIQYYSFKGDVVFDPFAGSGTVGRTAKSLNRFFFLTEKDKTYFEYMQQKAKPKQMFDEKETRFLNLEEFRKLNNK